One part of the Mariniblastus fucicola genome encodes these proteins:
- a CDS encoding Flp family type IVb pilin produces MITGRHVVFLQRVVQKGKPLCFERAKNTVFSQYFTLARDVQLFPIIKKVGFSQVRNMNKLITKTNTFLTDETGTTSVEYAVMLVLIVGLCITAIAAVGGQNGSIWGSNAAEVTTALQ; encoded by the coding sequence ATGATAACAGGACGCCACGTGGTGTTTTTGCAACGTGTGGTTCAAAAAGGAAAACCTCTGTGCTTTGAACGTGCGAAAAACACGGTGTTTAGCCAGTATTTCACTTTGGCACGCGATGTGCAATTGTTCCCCATCATCAAGAAAGTTGGATTCAGTCAGGTGCGAAACATGAACAAGCTCATCACCAAAACAAACACTTTTCTGACAGATGAAACAGGCACGACTTCGGTTGAGTATGCGGTTATGTTGGTGCTGATCGTTGGCCTTTGCATCACAGCGATCGCGGCTGTCGGCGGCCAGAATGGCTCCATTTGGGGAAGCAACGCAGCAGAAGTCACGACAGCTTTGCAGTAG